One part of the Prochlorococcus marinus str. MIT 9313 genome encodes these proteins:
- the minE gene encoding cell division topological specificity factor MinE, producing MATTLRDILDKLLGRQPASAKTARERLQLVLAHDRSDLSPELLDQMRREIFEVVAKYVEIDLEEGEVSLETEDRMTALVANLPIKRSQAKAVSSQENGASSQEAVSSQESVSTPGAME from the coding sequence ATGGCAACCACTCTGCGAGACATTCTTGACAAATTGCTGGGCCGCCAACCAGCCAGTGCCAAAACGGCAAGGGAGCGCCTTCAGCTTGTGCTTGCCCATGACCGCAGCGATCTAAGCCCTGAACTGCTCGATCAAATGCGGCGCGAAATCTTTGAGGTCGTTGCCAAGTACGTGGAGATTGACCTTGAGGAAGGCGAAGTAAGCCTTGAAACCGAAGATCGCATGACGGCCTTAGTGGCTAACTTGCCGATCAAACGTTCCCAAGCCAAGGCTGTCAGTAGCCAAGAGAATGGTGCCAGCAGCCAAGAGGCTGTCAGCAGCCAAGAATCCGTGTCAACTCCTGGAGCAATGGAATAG
- a CDS encoding YihY/virulence factor BrkB family protein yields MPSVELRWKRWARWLVASLWRAYLRWIRCDCVDLSAAFAYYTLQSFFPILLISLSVASWFLGRQHGLDQQIVDFTAQVLPPSVVGLVESTLVKLVKQGFGAGLLGAVFLMVTAGNAYLTLQRGADRLWRDLLPLPSTPAPFVVQLTRFLRARIEAFVVVILVGLLVVVDQISVNLRIIPGAVWDELIRTTPWLAALLSRVPVLQVGQFVVPLLGLSGMALLLQALLPSRRVPLRPLVPGSFLIGTLLTILNLVVSRSILSLGTRYQAYGFIGGVLVLTFWVWMVGVILYFGQCWSVVLASRSRHQWGEPNPLKS; encoded by the coding sequence ATGCCAAGCGTGGAGCTTCGTTGGAAACGTTGGGCTAGATGGTTGGTCGCAAGTTTGTGGCGGGCTTACCTTCGCTGGATACGTTGTGATTGTGTAGATCTTAGTGCTGCTTTTGCTTATTACACGTTGCAGTCATTTTTCCCAATTCTGTTGATCTCGCTGTCTGTGGCCTCTTGGTTTCTTGGCCGTCAGCATGGTCTTGATCAGCAAATTGTTGACTTTACTGCGCAGGTTCTCCCACCTTCTGTTGTTGGTTTGGTGGAATCAACATTGGTCAAACTTGTCAAACAAGGCTTTGGTGCAGGATTGCTCGGAGCTGTTTTTCTGATGGTGACTGCAGGTAACGCCTATTTAACTTTGCAGCGTGGTGCTGATCGTCTTTGGCGAGACCTGTTGCCCCTGCCTTCAACACCTGCACCATTTGTTGTTCAGCTAACCCGCTTCCTGCGTGCTCGAATTGAGGCTTTTGTGGTCGTGATCCTGGTCGGGCTGCTTGTTGTTGTTGATCAGATCAGCGTCAATCTACGCATTATCCCAGGTGCTGTTTGGGATGAGCTGATTCGCACGACACCATGGCTTGCCGCTTTGTTGTCTCGAGTGCCTGTGCTTCAGGTAGGTCAGTTCGTTGTGCCATTACTCGGTCTCTCTGGGATGGCGTTGTTGTTGCAGGCTTTGCTACCTAGTAGACGTGTCCCACTCAGGCCTCTTGTCCCTGGGTCTTTTTTGATTGGTACGCTTTTGACGATCCTCAACCTGGTTGTTAGCCGCAGCATTCTTTCGCTGGGCACGCGTTATCAGGCTTATGGCTTCATCGGTGGTGTTCTGGTGCTCACCTTTTGGGTTTGGATGGTCGGTGTGATCCTTTACTTTGGGCAGTGCTGGAGCGTGGTTCTTGCCAGTAGGAGTCGGCATCAATGGGGAGAACCGAACCCGCTAAAAAGCTGA
- the petD gene encoding cytochrome b6-f complex subunit IV, which translates to MHILKKPDFSDPKLRAKLAKGMGHNYYGEPAWPNDLLYIFPVVILGTFACLVGLAVLDPAMLGDKADPFATPLEILPEWYLYPVFQILRVVPNKLLGIALQTLVPLGLMLIPFIESVNKYQNPFRRPIAMAFFLFGTVITIYLGIGACLPIDKSLTLGLF; encoded by the coding sequence ATGCACATTCTTAAGAAGCCCGATTTCTCTGATCCAAAATTGAGGGCGAAACTGGCCAAGGGCATGGGGCACAACTACTACGGGGAGCCTGCTTGGCCGAATGATCTCCTTTACATCTTCCCAGTCGTGATTCTGGGCACGTTTGCTTGCCTTGTTGGTCTCGCTGTTCTTGATCCCGCGATGTTGGGTGATAAAGCAGATCCCTTTGCAACGCCTCTAGAGATTCTTCCTGAGTGGTATCTCTATCCGGTGTTTCAGATTCTTCGGGTTGTTCCGAATAAGCTGCTTGGCATTGCTTTGCAAACCCTTGTTCCTCTCGGGTTGATGTTGATTCCCTTCATCGAAAGCGTTAATAAGTATCAGAATCCATTCCGTAGGCCAATTGCGATGGCCTTCTTTCTATTCGGAACTGTGATTACGATTTATCTCGGTATCGGTGCTTGTCTCCCCATCGACAAGTCGCTAACTCTGGGTTTGTTCTGA
- a CDS encoding response regulator transcription factor produces MQPQNQSNSFPLPPSAGSQRLSPAEQSVVTLLFEGLSNKAIAQRLILSPRTVESHISHALAKTGCQSRLELTLWLIANCQPEAATSVVTLPGLPA; encoded by the coding sequence ATGCAGCCACAAAATCAATCAAACTCTTTTCCATTGCCTCCATCAGCTGGATCGCAACGACTAAGCCCAGCGGAGCAATCCGTGGTGACGTTGTTGTTTGAGGGTCTCAGCAACAAAGCCATCGCACAAAGACTGATCCTTAGTCCACGAACCGTGGAAAGTCACATCAGCCATGCCCTCGCCAAAACCGGCTGTCAAAGCCGACTCGAACTCACCTTGTGGCTGATTGCCAACTGTCAGCCAGAAGCAGCCACCTCCGTCGTTACACTTCCAGGATTGCCGGCTTAG
- the minD gene encoding septum site-determining protein MinD, with product MAPTTRTILICSGKGGVGKTTLTANLGIALAKLGVQTVVLDADFGLRNLDLLLGLENRIVYTAQEVLSENCRLDQALVKHKQEPNLSLLPAGNPRMLEWLKPEDMQRIAAMLAKQFDYVLIDCPAGIEDGFKNAVAAAKEAIVITTPEVSAVRDADRVIGLLNTHGVSPVQLVLNRVRPKMMANQEMLAADDVTDILALPLLGLVLEDEQVIVSTNRGEPLTLSANNSPASRAYSNIARRLQGEDVPLIDPAKEGLGLREKVWRLMQTKIF from the coding sequence GTGGCGCCAACGACACGCACCATTCTGATCTGCTCCGGAAAAGGAGGTGTCGGCAAAACCACCCTCACCGCCAACCTGGGTATCGCTCTTGCCAAGCTTGGAGTTCAAACCGTTGTGTTGGATGCCGATTTCGGCTTGCGCAACCTCGATCTACTACTGGGCCTGGAGAACCGAATCGTCTACACCGCCCAGGAAGTGCTCTCAGAGAACTGCAGGCTTGATCAGGCCCTGGTGAAACACAAGCAGGAGCCAAACCTCTCCCTTCTGCCCGCCGGGAACCCCCGCATGCTCGAGTGGCTCAAACCTGAGGACATGCAACGCATTGCCGCGATGCTGGCCAAGCAATTCGACTATGTATTGATTGATTGCCCCGCGGGGATCGAAGACGGCTTCAAAAATGCTGTTGCTGCCGCCAAGGAAGCAATCGTGATCACAACGCCTGAGGTTTCAGCAGTGCGCGATGCCGACCGTGTCATCGGCTTACTGAACACCCATGGCGTAAGCCCTGTTCAGCTGGTGCTCAACAGGGTGCGTCCAAAGATGATGGCCAATCAAGAGATGCTGGCCGCAGACGATGTGACCGACATCCTGGCGCTGCCCTTGCTTGGTTTAGTTCTAGAGGACGAACAGGTGATTGTGAGCACCAACCGCGGAGAGCCGCTCACCCTCAGTGCCAACAACTCTCCAGCCTCTCGTGCCTACTCCAACATTGCGCGTCGCCTTCAAGGGGAAGATGTTCCTCTGATCGATCCGGCCAAGGAAGGACTGGGACTACGCGAAAAGGTGTGGCGCTTGATGCAAACCAAGATCTTTTGA
- a CDS encoding glycoside hydrolase 100 family protein — MAGRLNQQNQRVRPNSNEDQVVEQVKEHFERTLIEVGGTVAGSVAALEHQPHNKALNYGEVFLRDNVPVMIYLLTQKRYKEVKQFLSVCLDLQSTTYQTRGVFPTSFVEEQGELIADYGQRSIGRITSVDASLWWPILCWLYVKRSGDKNFGTNQKVQRGVQLMLDLVLHPTFEGTPVLFVQDCSFMIDRPMDVWGAPLEVEVLLYACLRSCIELMELSRKTHVSRLLDQRLLLTRQWVHDLRQFLLKHYWVTSKTMQVLRRRPTEQYGDNQHQNEFNVQPQVVPDWLQDWLENRGGYLIGNIRTGRPDFRFYSLGNSLACLFGLLTAPQQRALFRLVLHNRQHLMAQMPMRICHPPMEGAEWQNKTGSDPKNWPWSYHNGGHWPSLLWFFGASILLHERRHPEADVLLMGEMRALLEECYWSQLNQLPRQKWAEYFDGPTGTWVGQQSRTYQTWTMVGFLLLHHLLRVCPDDVLWLDLDELLPTHEVNATKNPA, encoded by the coding sequence ATGGCCGGACGCTTAAACCAGCAAAACCAGAGGGTTCGTCCCAACTCCAATGAAGACCAGGTGGTGGAGCAGGTCAAGGAGCATTTCGAACGCACGCTGATCGAAGTCGGCGGCACTGTGGCCGGCAGCGTGGCGGCTCTTGAGCATCAGCCCCATAACAAAGCTCTCAATTACGGCGAGGTCTTCCTGCGCGACAACGTGCCCGTGATGATCTACCTGCTCACCCAAAAGCGTTACAAGGAGGTGAAGCAATTTCTCAGCGTTTGCCTAGATCTGCAAAGCACCACCTATCAGACACGCGGGGTGTTCCCCACCAGCTTCGTTGAGGAACAAGGCGAACTGATTGCTGATTATGGCCAGCGCTCAATCGGCAGGATCACCTCTGTGGACGCAAGCCTTTGGTGGCCCATTTTGTGCTGGCTTTATGTCAAACGCAGCGGTGACAAAAACTTCGGCACCAACCAAAAGGTCCAACGAGGGGTGCAGCTGATGCTCGATCTCGTGCTGCATCCCACCTTCGAGGGCACTCCAGTTCTATTTGTGCAGGATTGCTCATTCATGATTGACCGCCCCATGGATGTTTGGGGGGCACCACTTGAAGTGGAAGTCCTGCTCTATGCCTGCCTGCGCAGCTGCATCGAGCTGATGGAACTGAGTCGCAAAACTCATGTCAGTCGGCTTCTCGACCAACGTCTCTTACTGACCCGCCAATGGGTGCATGACCTACGTCAATTTCTGCTCAAGCACTACTGGGTCACCAGCAAGACCATGCAGGTGCTGCGGAGAAGGCCCACAGAGCAATACGGCGACAACCAGCACCAAAACGAGTTCAACGTGCAGCCACAGGTCGTTCCCGACTGGCTTCAAGACTGGCTTGAAAACCGGGGTGGCTATCTCATCGGCAACATCCGCACCGGACGACCTGACTTTCGTTTTTACAGTCTCGGAAACTCCCTAGCCTGCCTGTTTGGGCTGCTCACCGCCCCACAACAGCGCGCTCTGTTCCGACTGGTGCTTCACAACCGACAGCATCTGATGGCTCAGATGCCCATGCGCATCTGCCATCCGCCCATGGAAGGGGCGGAATGGCAGAACAAGACAGGTTCAGACCCGAAAAACTGGCCATGGAGCTATCACAACGGCGGACACTGGCCCAGCCTGCTCTGGTTCTTCGGAGCCTCAATCTTGTTACATGAACGGCGTCATCCTGAGGCCGACGTGCTGCTGATGGGTGAAATGCGCGCCCTGCTGGAGGAGTGCTACTGGAGCCAATTAAACCAACTGCCGCGTCAAAAATGGGCCGAATACTTTGATGGACCAACAGGCACCTGGGTAGGACAGCAGTCAAGGACCTACCAAACCTGGACCATGGTGGGATTTCTACTTCTCCACCACCTTCTACGCGTCTGCCCCGACGACGTGTTGTGGTTGGATCTCGATGAACTGCTGCCAACTCACGAAGTGAACGCAACAAAAAACCCGGCATGA
- the minC gene encoding septum site-determining protein MinC, with translation MEIEVGEPEAQRLKLPWCREAHWRETLPAMLNELDPGPIELDCRDWQLGCRDLHQLRELLNKEGVTLTRIHANLRETLVSAAALGYPTHMASPQGNSSKTRSSDTQPKPKTPQKLLFHQGTLRSGDHLSAEGDVLLLGDVNPGARISAGGDVMVWGRLRGIAHAGQDGDTKAKIVALQLRPLQLRIADAVARGPEDQPQPGLAEEARLEGDTIMIEPARANRFNG, from the coding sequence TTGGAGATCGAGGTGGGCGAGCCTGAGGCACAACGACTCAAACTCCCCTGGTGCCGAGAAGCACATTGGCGAGAAACATTGCCGGCCATGCTCAATGAACTTGATCCTGGGCCCATCGAACTCGATTGCCGCGACTGGCAACTGGGTTGCCGGGACCTGCATCAGCTGAGGGAGCTGCTGAACAAAGAAGGAGTGACGCTGACCAGAATTCACGCCAACTTGCGAGAAACCCTTGTCAGCGCTGCTGCTCTGGGTTATCCAACGCATATGGCCTCTCCACAGGGAAACAGCTCCAAAACACGCTCTAGCGATACACAACCCAAGCCCAAGACGCCCCAAAAACTGCTCTTCCACCAAGGCACTCTGCGATCAGGCGACCATCTGAGCGCAGAAGGAGACGTGCTGCTACTCGGGGATGTCAACCCCGGCGCACGCATATCAGCTGGAGGCGACGTGATGGTTTGGGGGCGACTCCGCGGCATTGCTCACGCAGGACAGGACGGCGACACCAAAGCAAAAATTGTGGCCCTACAACTCAGACCACTTCAGCTGCGTATTGCCGATGCAGTTGCTCGAGGCCCTGAAGATCAACCCCAACCTGGCTTAGCAGAAGAGGCCCGACTTGAAGGAGACACAATCATGATCGAGCCTGCTAGGGCTAACAGATTCAACGGTTAA
- the ctpZ gene encoding carboxyl-terminal processing protease CtpZ, with translation MKPMLPTTNSRSHPLRRLWLAWLSLGLGVLLMAAPAMALNDAQQLVVESWRLVNQGYLDPAKFDEVHWRRLREQALEKTINRSDEAYEAIEAMLLPLEDPYTRLLRPDDYTAIKAANLGSEINGVGLQLGARAEDGQVVVIAPLEGSPAADAGVTSGTALLSVDGQSPQSLGLEATAARLRGEVGSQVVVKLQPPNGSSEELTLERRSVDLRPVRTRRLRSAKHTLGYLRITQFSEGVPEQVKEALQELSEKEIEGLVLDLRNNSGGLVSSGLAVADAFLSGSPIVETRNRERINEAIPSAIETLYDGPMVTLVNGGTASASEILAGALQDNSRSQLLGSRTFGKGLIQTLTNLSDGSGLAVTVAGYMTPSGRDIQNQGIEPDRTLDPPEPLNPGGEEDRWLHDAELWMEAQLDRDQDAQLQTKEDLQLDSAEDVEFKTQQNRDDP, from the coding sequence ATGAAGCCAATGTTGCCGACTACTAACTCCAGATCACATCCGCTGCGGCGCCTATGGCTTGCGTGGCTGAGCCTGGGTCTTGGCGTGCTGCTGATGGCGGCTCCAGCCATGGCATTGAATGATGCCCAACAACTGGTCGTTGAAAGCTGGCGGCTCGTTAACCAGGGATATCTAGACCCAGCCAAGTTCGATGAGGTGCACTGGCGAAGGCTAAGAGAGCAGGCATTAGAGAAAACAATCAACCGTAGTGACGAGGCCTATGAGGCCATCGAAGCGATGCTGCTTCCACTTGAAGATCCCTACACAAGACTATTGAGACCAGACGACTACACCGCCATAAAAGCCGCCAATTTGGGCAGCGAGATCAACGGCGTCGGCCTACAGCTGGGGGCCCGCGCTGAAGATGGCCAGGTCGTGGTTATCGCTCCGCTTGAAGGGTCCCCCGCGGCCGATGCAGGCGTCACAAGCGGCACGGCCTTACTCAGCGTCGATGGCCAGTCTCCACAATCCCTTGGCCTCGAAGCCACAGCTGCAAGGCTGCGGGGAGAAGTGGGCTCACAAGTTGTAGTAAAGCTGCAACCCCCAAATGGATCTAGCGAAGAACTCACCCTCGAGCGACGCAGTGTGGATCTCAGGCCAGTACGAACCCGCCGACTGAGGAGTGCTAAACACACCCTGGGCTACCTACGCATCACCCAGTTCAGCGAAGGAGTGCCCGAACAGGTCAAAGAAGCACTTCAGGAACTGTCAGAAAAAGAGATTGAAGGCCTAGTTCTCGATCTGCGCAATAACTCCGGTGGGTTAGTGAGCTCTGGACTAGCAGTAGCGGATGCCTTCCTGAGTGGCTCCCCAATCGTGGAGACACGCAACCGAGAGCGCATTAACGAAGCAATCCCTTCTGCAATTGAAACCCTTTATGACGGTCCGATGGTGACACTGGTCAACGGAGGGACTGCCAGCGCGAGCGAAATTCTGGCTGGTGCCCTGCAAGACAACAGCCGCTCACAGCTGCTTGGTAGCCGCACGTTTGGCAAGGGTCTGATCCAAACACTCACCAACCTGAGCGACGGCAGTGGCCTGGCCGTGACGGTAGCCGGATACATGACTCCAAGCGGCCGAGACATTCAAAACCAGGGCATCGAGCCGGATCGAACTCTGGATCCTCCTGAACCCCTCAATCCTGGCGGGGAAGAAGACCGTTGGTTGCATGATGCTGAACTCTGGATGGAGGCCCAACTCGACCGCGATCAGGATGCCCAGTTACAAACCAAAGAAGATCTTCAGCTCGATAGTGCTGAAGATGTTGAATTCAAAACTCAGCAGAATCGTGATGATCCATGA
- the petB gene encoding cytochrome b6: MTNSSPVYDWFQERLEIQAIADDVSSKYVPPHVNIFYCLGGITLVCFLVQFATGFAMTFYYKPTVTEAYSSVSYLMSDVSFGWLIRSVHRWSASMMVLMLILHVFRVYLTGGFKRPRELTWVTGVVMAVITVSFGVTGYSLPWDQVGYWAVKIVSGVPAAIPVVGDFMVELLRGGESVGQSTLTRFYSLHTFVLPWLLAVFMLMHFLMIRKQGISGPL, translated from the coding sequence ATGACGAACTCCTCACCTGTCTACGACTGGTTTCAGGAACGTCTTGAGATTCAGGCCATAGCTGACGATGTCAGCTCCAAGTACGTGCCTCCGCACGTCAATATTTTCTACTGCTTAGGCGGAATCACGCTGGTGTGCTTCCTGGTTCAGTTCGCGACAGGTTTCGCGATGACCTTTTACTACAAGCCCACTGTGACTGAGGCCTATAGCTCTGTGAGCTATCTGATGTCAGATGTCAGTTTCGGCTGGTTGATTCGTTCTGTGCATCGCTGGAGCGCCTCGATGATGGTGTTGATGCTGATCTTGCACGTCTTTCGCGTCTACCTCACTGGCGGCTTTAAGCGTCCGCGAGAGCTCACCTGGGTTACCGGTGTTGTGATGGCTGTGATCACCGTTTCTTTCGGGGTAACCGGCTATTCCCTCCCATGGGATCAAGTCGGGTACTGGGCTGTGAAGATCGTTTCAGGGGTGCCTGCTGCTATTCCCGTGGTTGGAGACTTTATGGTCGAATTGCTTCGCGGTGGCGAGAGCGTCGGGCAGTCCACCCTGACTCGTTTTTATAGCCTTCACACCTTTGTGCTGCCCTGGCTACTTGCAGTGTTCATGCTCATGCATTTCCTGATGATCAGGAAGCAGGGCATTTCAGGTCCGTTGTAA
- a CDS encoding HD domain-containing protein, with protein sequence MSLRTYHDPLHRGITLNASDAAEAMVMQLIDAAPFQRLRRIRQLGPAFLTFHGAESSRFTHSLGVFHLARLALERLLQFDSGLEEHRGLLYGAALLHDLGHAPLSHTGEEIFGLDHETWSARLVREHPAVRAPLEAYAPGTADGVANLLERGSSPHSVIKALVSSQLDCDRLDYLLRDSYSTGTHYGQLDLERILSALTLAPDGAMAIHPKGLMAVEHYLVVRNLMYRSVYNHRLNVVCNWLLEQVVSTARQFGAAHVWADKIMATWLWSLNQLDLDTFLANDDLRTGYHLLRWQDEGPAPLAELCKRFLNRHLLKALAVQHLSHSNQLEVLTLARQLAERQGFDPALCCGLRHQQQRGYHPYKGGLRLWDGRQLRALEQASPLVASLITPADSSWLIYPREIHGELQAALAT encoded by the coding sequence ATGAGTCTGCGCACATATCACGACCCTCTCCATCGCGGCATCACCCTCAATGCCAGCGATGCAGCAGAGGCCATGGTGATGCAGTTAATCGATGCGGCGCCATTCCAGCGGCTGCGCCGCATCCGTCAGCTTGGGCCAGCCTTCCTCACCTTTCATGGAGCTGAGTCCAGTCGCTTCACCCATTCCCTTGGTGTGTTCCATCTCGCACGCCTTGCTCTGGAAAGGTTGCTGCAGTTCGACTCAGGCCTAGAGGAACATCGCGGGCTGCTCTATGGAGCTGCCCTACTGCATGACCTCGGCCATGCCCCCCTAAGCCATACCGGAGAGGAAATATTTGGTCTGGACCATGAGACCTGGTCGGCGCGTTTAGTCAGAGAACATCCCGCCGTGCGTGCGCCCCTTGAGGCCTACGCCCCGGGCACTGCAGATGGAGTAGCCAATCTTCTTGAACGGGGCAGTTCACCCCACAGCGTGATCAAGGCTCTGGTTAGTAGCCAACTGGACTGCGACCGACTCGACTATCTCTTGCGAGACAGCTACAGCACAGGAACCCATTACGGCCAGCTCGACCTCGAGCGAATCCTCTCCGCCCTCACCCTGGCGCCTGATGGAGCCATGGCCATTCATCCAAAAGGCCTCATGGCAGTTGAGCACTACCTAGTCGTACGCAACCTGATGTACCGCAGTGTCTACAACCACCGTCTCAATGTTGTTTGCAACTGGCTGCTTGAGCAGGTGGTGAGCACCGCTCGCCAATTCGGAGCTGCTCATGTTTGGGCCGACAAGATCATGGCCACCTGGCTCTGGAGCCTCAATCAACTCGACCTCGACACATTCCTGGCCAATGATGACCTGCGCACCGGCTATCACCTCCTCCGTTGGCAAGACGAGGGACCTGCACCTCTAGCCGAACTCTGCAAACGCTTCCTCAATCGCCACCTCCTGAAAGCCCTTGCAGTACAACATCTAAGCCATAGCAACCAGCTAGAGGTCCTCACTCTGGCGCGGCAACTCGCTGAACGCCAAGGCTTCGATCCAGCGCTCTGCTGTGGATTACGCCATCAGCAACAGCGCGGGTATCACCCCTACAAAGGTGGGCTACGTCTTTGGGATGGAAGGCAATTGCGAGCTCTAGAGCAAGCCTCTCCTCTGGTCGCCAGCTTGATTACCCCAGCCGACTCTTCATGGTTGATTTATCCCCGAGAGATTCATGGGGAGCTTCAAGCTGCGCTGGCAACCTAG